AAGTAGCGGACGGAGGGGCTCTTGTCTGCGTCGTGGGCTTTGAGGGGGCAGGCTGAGCTGATGAACAAACCTCCTCCCAGAATAAGCAGGATGGACGCTCCCCAGCCGATGTAGAGACAGGCCCCGAGCTCCCTCCGCTGAGCGTCTATGGAGGCGCTGTAGAACTTCCTCACCACGACCCCAGCCGCCCAAGATGTGGGaatcaaacacagcagcccTGTGGTAATCAATACTGCCCCTGCTGCTATAGCCACTTTGCCCTTTACCCCGCCTCCTTCTTCATCCAAAAAGCGAGTGCACTTCCCTCCAATGAAGGCCAGAATGAGGCCTGCGCTGCCTATAGTGATGGCGAGGACGGTGAGAGCCCTGGCGGCCTGCAGGTCTGTGGTGAGAGCGAGGAGAGATTCATAAGGTTTACACTGGATCTGCCCCGTGCTCTGGACCACGCAGGTCATCCAGATGCCCTCCCAGATGGTCTGGGAGGTGACGATGGTGCTGCCCACGAAGGCTGTGACCCGCCACAGGGGCAGTATGCAGCTGATGATGACCCCTGCCCAACCCAAGAGGCACAGGGCGCTTGCCAGCATCTGCATCCCCATAGAGGCCatgatgtggaggaggagggaagatcTCTGAAGCTGCTCGAGAAAAATCCTCACAGACCTTAGAAAAGTGCCCTGATGTTGTTGAGCTTCCTGTGCTGTCAATCCTGATTTCTTTGGttattcttctcttctcttgtatCTTTCTGCCAAATTGTCCatgtcagtgtttctcaccatcCGATGTCGCCGTTTTCAAATCCATTTTTATGCGATTCTtcgattatttttttcttgccaCAGTTGCAATGTTGTAGTATCGATCCAGAGAAAGAAGAACTATTTCAGTTGTCCGTCCAGCCTCTACTAGCTTTCAGTTGACTCCAGGTGTGTCTCAGTTCAGCCTTAGTTCATTTGTTGACAGTCTACTTTCCCtccgcctccccctcctcctttgtATCCCTATTTGCTgtcctctccttccccctctctctctctctctgtctcttctctgtttATTCTCTGCCTGAGAGTGTGAGTCTTCCTGCTCTGTCACCTGAGCGGCTGCCTGTGCGCTACTGGCCAGGTGTAGATGCACCACACCTATTCTATTGGGAAaagaaaggggaggaggaggttggcagtaaaaatggagagaaagaggtagagaaagagagaaatgcagCATTGAAACAGTGACATCAAGTATTCCCTCCCTCACTGCCATCATCTGACGAGTTCATTTAACAATAGACGTTGGATAAAGCAGAAAGAATGATTCGCCTCTGGTCGTTAAACTTGTTTATAAAATGCTACGCCGGTTTCTTTGCTCTGTCACACACCATCTCTCTGCTGAATTGGATTTGGTTTCACCTGAAAAGTTAACAAATATGTCAGTGTATGGGTGTGTTTGGATACACATCACAGGCATcactgtgtatgtgcatgtgagtaATATTTGCATGCAGAATGTCTCCTAGAAGAAAACCTGTTTCATTCTTGCAGCAGTTCCTGCACAGAAAAACCTGCTTTAAACACGAAAACCCTCTCTTCACAAaccaggaacacacacacacacacacacactatctagCCTTTTAATCAGGCTCAGAAAAAATTTTAATCTTGCGGTCCTTGTAAAGTTCAGAGGGATACTTTTTGTTTCtattccttttttcccccacattATGGCAAACCAAATTTTCATTTCCACATAATTGTATGCTCATGTTTAAAGGACACAGCAAATCTCTTTTTCTCGATCTGATTAGTCTAATGAGATAAAAAGAGGGAATACgtcaaacacactcaaactcaaaacataaacacacagtcaggCTCAGTCTCCTTGtttattcaaaaacatttcttttggcATGGAGggacacactgtcacacaacCTGTTCGTAAGGATTCCTTCATGCTCACTTGAAAGACCAGATCCACTGTTTGGCGGGTTTTCTTGGCTTGTCTCAGCACTGTAAATCATTTTCtctttgaaaatatgaaaaccGCCATATTgagataaaagaagagaaaataatcTCACAGTCATCACGTGTCTAATAAATGACCTACATTTTTATGGCACACAAAACTAAAGAGGAAAACGTCAACTAGTTTGCTAGAGAAAAGAAGCCAAAATATCAGGTTCATACACAAACTACACAGGCACATTTCACATATAGCAATTTGTAACACACATGTTCTGAATGCTACTCATGTCACAGAGAATATATTGTATCAGTATGTGGGTCTCATtaacaacacaaaaaatataaggagtacaataaaaaacaacaacaacaacattgtCAAGTATAGAGAATcaaaaaactgcacattttaaaacatatgaTTGTTATGAATGTTGATAAGACTAAAACACACGCTCATGATACCCATTCATACTGGAAAGGATCTTGTCTATTGTACCTACATGACATACATTATTATTCTAAATGGTAGAACTCGGCTCATCTTCACGGACAAACGGAGGGTGAAACCCTCAAACTCTTTATCTCTTTCCTACAGACTGTCCCACTTCTGCTTTCCACTGAAAATCTAAACGTAGGCCTTGCTGCTGTCCACAGATCGAGCCTTGGAGTACTTCACATCATAGTCGTTCTCATCTCTAGGGGGACAGGAGCTGCACAGGAGGCCTCCACCAAGGAACAGCAGCCCCGCAGAGCCCCAGCCGATGTAGAGCGAAGCCCCCAGCTCCCTCCTCTGAGCGTTGGTCATGATAGGGTTGTAGAAATCACGAATGATGGTGTTGGCGGTCCAGCAGACGGGGATAAGCACCATGAGGCCTGCGATGATGAAGATGACTCCAGCAGCGATGGCCACTTTGCActtctgcctctcttcctccacaaAGTTAGTGCACTTGGCCCCGACCACACCAAGAAGCATCCCAAAGACCCCGATGATGATGGCGATGACGACGAGTGCTCTGGCAGCCTGCAGGTCTTGAGGTAAGGCCAGGAGAGAGTCATAGATTTTGCACTGCATCTGGCCCGTACTCTGGGTCACACAGTTCATCCACAAACCCTCCCAGATGACCTGAGCTGTGACAATGTTGGCGCCAATGAAAGCTGTGACTTTCCAGGTGGGGAGAGCGCAGATGATGATGCTCCCCAGAAAGCCGATGATGGCCA
This window of the Pempheris klunzingeri isolate RE-2024b chromosome 14, fPemKlu1.hap1, whole genome shotgun sequence genome carries:
- the LOC139212893 gene encoding uncharacterized protein, whose translation is MVSGGRQILGLSLAIIGFLGSIIICALPTWKVTAFIGANIVTAQVIWEGLWMNCVTQSTGQMQCKIYDSLLALPQDLQAARALVVIAIIIGVFGMLLGVVGAKCTNFVEEERQKCKVAIAAGVIFIIAGLMVLIPVCWTANTIIRDFYNPIMTNAQRRELGASLYIMASMGMQMLASALCLLGWAGVIISCILPLWRVTAFVGSTIVTSQTIWEGIWMTCVVQSTGQIQCKPYESLLALTTDLQAARALTVLAITIGSAGLILAFIGGKCTRFLDEEGGGVKGKVAIAAGAVLITTGLLCLIPTSWAAGVVVRKFYSASIDAQRRELGACLYIGWGASILLILGGGLFISSACPLKAHDADKSPSVRYLVVRSSNGASQAGSHHSRISPAKTQPVRVAFPRSQSYEGASSKSQLYTRPPWEDGPEQDLRQESERSWVPSTKSQIQRPESTKSEHSEAPSTKSQLKQAEMEKGLSVKSENEENEDVSSNPTRTYL